ATTCATAACAATATAGAAGAAGTGTATAAGTATACCGCAAAAGGAAATCTTGTTGCGGTGATCAGTAATGGAACAGCTGTATTGGGATTGGGAGATATTGGTCCAGAAGCGAGTAAGCCTGTGATGGAGGGGAAAGGTGTATTGTTCAAAATTTTCGCAGATATCGATGTGTTTGATATTGAGATCAATGAAAAAGACCCGGAAAAATTTGTACAGATCGTTAAAGCACTTGAACCCACATTTGGAGGGATCAATCTGGAAGATATCAAAGCTCCTGAATGTTTTTATATTGAACAGCAGCTCAAGCAGCAGATGAATATTCCTGTGATGCATGATGATCAGCACGGAACAGCGATCATTAGCGGTGCTGCACTTTTGAATGCATTGGAGTTACAGAAAAAAAGAATTGAGAAAGTTCGATTTGTCGTGAATGGTGCCGGTGCTGCTGCTATGGCTTGTACACAATTGTATGTGGCTTTGGGGGCACGCTATGAAAATTTTATTCTGTTTGACAAGGATGGAGTGCTTCATGAAGGAAGAACAGACCTGGATGCTACACGAAGAAAATTTGCAGTCAAACGTTCTGATATTACGCTGGAAAAAGCGATGAAAGATGCAGATGTATTTTTAGGATTGAGTGTGGGTAATGTAGTAACACAGGACATGGTAAAAAGCATGGCAAAAAACCCGATCGTTTTTGCGATGGCCAATCCTGATCCGGAGATCAGTTATGAAGATGCAATTGCTGTTCGTAAAGACATCATCATGGCAACCGGCAGAACGGATTATCCAAATCAGGTCAATAATGTTTTGGGGTTCCCATATATCTTCAGAGGAGCATTGGATGTTCGTGCGAGGCAGATCAATGAAGCCATGAAACTGGCAGCAGTAAAGGCTTTGGCGGAACTGGCCAAAACACCTGTTCCGGATATCGTGAACATGGCTTATAACCAGACCAATATGTCTTTTGGTCCTGAATACATCATACCCAAGCCACTTGATCCGAGACTATTATCAACCGTAGCACCTGCTGTAGCAAAAGCTGCGGTGGAAAGTGGTGTAGCGCAGAAGAAGATCCAGAATTGGGATGCTTATGTGTTGGAGTTGAACAAGCGTTTAGGTTTGGATAATCAGTTGATCCGTGTCATCGGTAACAAAGCACGTCGTGATCCTAAGCGATTGGTATTTGCGGAAGCCGATAATCAAAAAATATTAAAGGCCGCCAGCATTATTTATGATGAGGGCGTTGCTTATCCGATCTTATTGGGTGACCCTGTCAAGATCAATCGTATCGCTGAAGAGCATAATATTGATATCACCGATCTGCCGATCATTGATCCACGTAGCGATGAAATGGAATCTAAGCGTGAATTCTATGGTGAGTTATTCTTTAAAAAGAGACAGCGAAAAGGCTTCAATCATTATGAAAGCATCAAGATCATGAAAGATCGCAATCATTTTGGTTGTATGATGGTAGAGACAGGCGATGCAGATGCAATGTTATCAGGACTTACAAAAAATTACGCAGAAGCCATTCGTCCGGCATTACAGATCATTGGTACGGAAGAGGGTGTGAAGAAGATCGCGGGAATGTATTTGTTGCTCACCAAGAAAGGACCTTTATTCCTGGCAGATACCACTGTGAATTTCAATCCTACTGCAGAAGAGCTCGCTGATATTACGATGATGGTAGCCAAAGAAGTGCGCAACTTCAACCTGACACCACGTATCGCTATGTTGAGTTACAGTAATTTCGGAAGCAGTGACTCAGGCGAAGCTAAATTGGTAGCAGATGCCACCAGAATTTTAAAACAACGCAATCCTTCCTTAGTTGTGGATGGTGAGATGCAGGGAAGTATGGCTTTCAATAAAGAGATCTTAAGAGATAATTATCCTTTCAGCGAACTGGTAGATGAAGACGTCAATGTGCTCATGTTCCCCAACTTAACAGCGGGTAATGTGGCATATAATTTATTGAAAGAAGTAGGTGGTGCTGATGCAATTGGTCCGATCTTGTTAGGCTTGAAAAAACCTGTACATGTATTACAATTAGGCAGCACCGTTCGAAGCATCATTAATATGGCTTTAGTAGCCGTAGTAGACGCGCAACTGAAATGCAGAATGGACACCAATGATGTCGTTCAGCGAAGCAGTTGGTGGAAGAGATTGAAGAAGAGGAAGAGATAGACTACAGACCATAGACCATGGTCCATGGACTATGGTCTAAATAACAGCAAGCAAAAAATCATACCATGTCATTCTTCACCCACTTAGGTTCTTACCTGCTCATGTTAAAAGGCATGTTTACCAAGCCTGAGAACTGGCGTATGTATTGGAAAGAGTTCATGCATCAGTGTGTGGAAATTGGACTGGGAGCATTACCCATCGTTGTCATTATTTCATTATTTCTGGGAGCTGTAACCACGGTTCAGACTGCGTATCAATTGGTGAGTCCATTGGTGCCACAGGCAACGATTGCACAGATCGTAAGAGATAGTATGATACTTGAATTGTCGCCAACAGTTGTAAGTATTGTATTGGCAGGCGTAGTAGGTAGTAAGATAGCCAGTGAACTTGGAAACATGCGTATCAGTGAACAGATCGATGCATTAGAGATCATGGGTATCAATACAAAAAGTTATCTCGTGATGCCTAAGATATTAGGCTCTTTATTGGTGATTCCATGTTTGATCACTATTTCAGCAGTACTGGGTATTTGGGGAGGAAGAACAGCAGGAAATCTTACCGGTATTTTAGCACCAGACATTTTTGATATTGGATTAAGACAAAATCTGAACTTATATAACATCAATTTTGCTTTGTACAAGTCTTACACATTTGCCTTTATTGTGAGTAGTATCTCTGCATATTATGGTTACAATGTAAAAGGCGGGGCACTGGAAATCGGTCGTGCCAGTACGAGCGCAGTGGTCGTAAGCTGTATTTTGATTCTTTGTGCAGATTATCTGCTTGCATCCCTTCTTTTGTAAGCGGTTAATTTTTTTAAGATCATTCGGACGTCTCTTGTTACATTTATAGAACAAGTAGCCGTCGTATGAATCCATCTTTTGACATTTTTAGGAAACAGATATCCAATCGTTGGAAGTTTCGGTTCTTTCTATTACAAAAACTTCCTTCTGCATTTTTCTCCGGATTAAAGATCCGTTCTTTTGATGCGAACGAGGCAGTTATCGGAGTTCGTTATAGCTGGTTTTCACAAAACCCTTTTCGTTCCATGTATTTTGCTGTGCAATCGATGGCGGCTGAAATGAGTACTGGTATTTTAGGTTTTGCACAAATCTATCAACGAAAGCCATCAGTGAGTATGCTGGTATTAAAGGTTGAAGGAAATTTTACAAAAAAAGCAACCGGCTTTATCAGCTTCATTTGTAAGGATGGTAAAATGATCGAAGAAGCAGTAGAGAAAGCAATACAAACAGGAGAAGGGCAAACGGTTGTTTGTCACTCAGTAGGTACCAATGAAGAACAGGAAGTTGTTGCCAATTTTTGGGTGACATGGACATTCAAAGCAAAACATTGATCAGCTTAAAATAATCGTATGAAAATAGCATTTCACGGAGCTGCAAGAACAGTAACAGGATCGAAGCATTTGTTGACATTAGATGATGGAACAAAGATCCTTTTAGACTGTGGCTTGTTTCAGGGTATGGGTAAAGAAACAGATGCATTGAATGCTGAATTCGGTTTTGATGCACGATCGATCGATATTCTTGTATTATCACATGCACATATCGATCATTCTGGGTTGATACCCAGACTGGTTAAGGAAGGATTTGAGGGAAAGATCTATGCTACACCTGCAACAAAAGAGTTGGGAGCAATCTTGTTGGAAGATTCGGCAGTGATCCAAAGAGATGATACTAAATTCATCAACAAGCGAAGAGCAAAACAAGGATTGCCTCCTTACGAACCTTTATATGATCTGGAGGATGCAGCAAAAGCTTTAGAGCTTTTTGTAGAAGTGAATTACGATGAGTGGACCAACATTAGTAAAGGAGTAGAATTGTTGTTCACAGATGCGGGGCACATCATTGGAAGCGCGGCAGTACATTTACGAATATCTGAAAATGGAGTCACGCGTCAGTTGACTTTCAGTGGTGATGTGGGACGATACAACGATGCTATTCTTCGTTCTCCTTCTGTTTTTCCACAAGCTGATTATATTATTCTGGAGAGTACTTACGGAAATAAGTTACACGACGAAGTGCATGGTACGCCTGATACTTTGTATGAATGGATCGATAAGACTTGTATTCAGAAGAAAGGGAAACTGATCATTCCTGCGTTTAGTGTGGGACGAACCCAGGAATTATTGTATGCATTGAATCAATTAGATCTGGAAAACCGATTGCCAAATGTTCCCATTTATGTGGATAGCCCGTTAAGTCGAGAAGCAACAGAAATGCTCAAAGCCTATCCTCAGTATTTCAATAAGCGTATTCGTAAAGTGATGGAGAAGGATGAAGATCCATTTGATTTTCCGGGATTGAAATTCATTAAAACAGTCGATGAAAGTAAATACCTGAATGTATTGACGCAGCCATGTGTGATCATATCTGCAAGTGGAATGGCAGACGCAGGTAGGGTGAAACATCATATCATGAATAATATTGGGGAAGAGAAAAATACGATACTCTTGGTTGGTTATTGTGAGCCCCGATCTTTAGGTGGCCGATTGGCCAATGGTGCAGATCAGGTAAAGATTTTTGGTGAAATGTATGAAGTCAAGGCAGAGATCGGTCAGATGCGAAGCATGAGTGCGCATGGCGACTATGATGATCTTTGTCAGTTCCTGGCTTGTCAGGATCCCAAACAAATACGCACTTTGTTTTTAGTGCATGGTGAATATGAAGTGCAACAGGATTTCGCGCATCGATTATTGAGAAAAGGGTTTCAGGAAGTAGTGATACCTGAAATGCATTATCAGACAAAACTGCAATAATGAATTTGTTGATACAAGATGCCGGTCGTTATTACCGGGAACATTTTGGCGAACCGGATTTTATTGTTCGTTCACCCGGGCGGATCAATCTCATTGGAGAACATATCGATTATAATGGGGGCTTTGTATTGCCGGCGGCTATTGATAATGCAGTTTATGTATCGATCGGAAAAAGAACAGATACAAAGATCGCATTGTATTCAGTAGACTATCAGGAACATTTTGAAATAGAACTGACAGCGATACAAAAAACGCAGGTGCATTGGGCAAATTATGTATTGTCTGTTGTTGTAACCTTACAAGAAGCCGGATATCGTTTAGGTGGATTTAATGCAGTGGTAAGAGGAGATATCCCAATCGGTTCGGGTCTTTCATCATCCGCTGCGGTGGAGTGCGCTGTGATCTTTGGGTTGAATCAATTATTGGCATTAGACCTTGATACCATGCAAATGGTAAAACTGGCACAGCGAGCTGAGAATGAATTTATTGGGGTGAAATGTGGGATCATGGATCAATTTGCAAGTATGTTAGGCAAGCAAGATCAGGTGATTCAACTCGATTGCCGATCATTGGCATATCAGTATTTCCATTTTCAGCCTAATGAATATCAACTCTTATTACTGAATACCAAAGTGAAACATTCGTTGGCAGATTCTGAATACAATCAACGCAGATTAGATTGCGAGGCTGGTGTTGCACACCTTAATAGAATATTTCCGGAAGTAAGTAGCTTAAGAGATGCGACAGCAGAAATGATCGAGTCTGAGTTGAAAGGGTTGAGCGATGATGTATACGATCATTGTTTGTATGCAGTTCAAGAAATTAAAAGAGTACAGGAAGCATGTATCGATCTTGTGAATGAGGATTATGTATCATTTGGAAAGAAAATGTTTGAGACACACAAAGGCTTGAGTGAAATGTATCGTGTAAGTTGTCCGGAGTTAGACTTTCTTGTGACCTTTGCAGGTAAACATAAAGATGTTGTAGGGGCACGCATGATGGGAGGAGGATTTGGTGGCTGTACGATTAATCTGATTAAGAAAGAAGGGGTGACAGATTTTATTGACCGTGCTTCAGAAACATATTTAGAAACATTCGGCATCTTGCCGGGTGCTTATCCTGTGACGATCTCAGCGGGAACTTCTCTGGTGCAAGCACAATTTTAACGCGGTTTACTTGCAAGAGCCGATTTCGTTTTGTAATTTTTGAGAACAACAAAACAGCCGGCCATGAAAAACTATCACATCGTATCTAAAATCGCGATCTACCTTTTATCGGTAGTGATGATCAGTTTCGGGATTTATCATTTCCAAAATGCAAGGGATCTGGTCGTTTATATTCCTTCTTCTTTGCCCGGAGGAATATGGTGGGTTTATTTGACAGGTGCCGCATTCATTTTGGTAGCCCTCTCATTTATCACCAACAGAATGGTGAAGACATCGGCGTATTTATTGGCTTTTATCCTTTTCGTTTTTATTCTCACGCTGCATGTGCCTAACTATTTAAATGCGGGGGATAAAGAAATGAAAGCAATGGCGTTTATCAATCTTTTAAAAGA
Above is a genomic segment from Sediminibacterium sp. KACHI17 containing:
- a CDS encoding NADP-dependent malic enzyme; the protein is MAKNTDLRKEQALEYHSSGRPGKIEVIPTKEAKTQRDLSLAYSPGVAEPCKEIHNNIEEVYKYTAKGNLVAVISNGTAVLGLGDIGPEASKPVMEGKGVLFKIFADIDVFDIEINEKDPEKFVQIVKALEPTFGGINLEDIKAPECFYIEQQLKQQMNIPVMHDDQHGTAIISGAALLNALELQKKRIEKVRFVVNGAGAAAMACTQLYVALGARYENFILFDKDGVLHEGRTDLDATRRKFAVKRSDITLEKAMKDADVFLGLSVGNVVTQDMVKSMAKNPIVFAMANPDPEISYEDAIAVRKDIIMATGRTDYPNQVNNVLGFPYIFRGALDVRARQINEAMKLAAVKALAELAKTPVPDIVNMAYNQTNMSFGPEYIIPKPLDPRLLSTVAPAVAKAAVESGVAQKKIQNWDAYVLELNKRLGLDNQLIRVIGNKARRDPKRLVFAEADNQKILKAASIIYDEGVAYPILLGDPVKINRIAEEHNIDITDLPIIDPRSDEMESKREFYGELFFKKRQRKGFNHYESIKIMKDRNHFGCMMVETGDADAMLSGLTKNYAEAIRPALQIIGTEEGVKKIAGMYLLLTKKGPLFLADTTVNFNPTAEELADITMMVAKEVRNFNLTPRIAMLSYSNFGSSDSGEAKLVADATRILKQRNPSLVVDGEMQGSMAFNKEILRDNYPFSELVDEDVNVLMFPNLTAGNVAYNLLKEVGGADAIGPILLGLKKPVHVLQLGSTVRSIINMALVAVVDAQLKCRMDTNDVVQRSSWWKRLKKRKR
- a CDS encoding thioesterase: MNPSFDIFRKQISNRWKFRFFLLQKLPSAFFSGLKIRSFDANEAVIGVRYSWFSQNPFRSMYFAVQSMAAEMSTGILGFAQIYQRKPSVSMLVLKVEGNFTKKATGFISFICKDGKMIEEAVEKAIQTGEGQTVVCHSVGTNEEQEVVANFWVTWTFKAKH
- the galK gene encoding galactokinase — protein: MNLLIQDAGRYYREHFGEPDFIVRSPGRINLIGEHIDYNGGFVLPAAIDNAVYVSIGKRTDTKIALYSVDYQEHFEIELTAIQKTQVHWANYVLSVVVTLQEAGYRLGGFNAVVRGDIPIGSGLSSSAAVECAVIFGLNQLLALDLDTMQMVKLAQRAENEFIGVKCGIMDQFASMLGKQDQVIQLDCRSLAYQYFHFQPNEYQLLLLNTKVKHSLADSEYNQRRLDCEAGVAHLNRIFPEVSSLRDATAEMIESELKGLSDDVYDHCLYAVQEIKRVQEACIDLVNEDYVSFGKKMFETHKGLSEMYRVSCPELDFLVTFAGKHKDVVGARMMGGGFGGCTINLIKKEGVTDFIDRASETYLETFGILPGAYPVTISAGTSLVQAQF
- a CDS encoding ABC transporter permease; this translates as MSFFTHLGSYLLMLKGMFTKPENWRMYWKEFMHQCVEIGLGALPIVVIISLFLGAVTTVQTAYQLVSPLVPQATIAQIVRDSMILELSPTVVSIVLAGVVGSKIASELGNMRISEQIDALEIMGINTKSYLVMPKILGSLLVIPCLITISAVLGIWGGRTAGNLTGILAPDIFDIGLRQNLNLYNINFALYKSYTFAFIVSSISAYYGYNVKGGALEIGRASTSAVVVSCILILCADYLLASLLL
- a CDS encoding MBL fold metallo-hydrolase, which gives rise to MKIAFHGAARTVTGSKHLLTLDDGTKILLDCGLFQGMGKETDALNAEFGFDARSIDILVLSHAHIDHSGLIPRLVKEGFEGKIYATPATKELGAILLEDSAVIQRDDTKFINKRRAKQGLPPYEPLYDLEDAAKALELFVEVNYDEWTNISKGVELLFTDAGHIIGSAAVHLRISENGVTRQLTFSGDVGRYNDAILRSPSVFPQADYIILESTYGNKLHDEVHGTPDTLYEWIDKTCIQKKGKLIIPAFSVGRTQELLYALNQLDLENRLPNVPIYVDSPLSREATEMLKAYPQYFNKRIRKVMEKDEDPFDFPGLKFIKTVDESKYLNVLTQPCVIISASGMADAGRVKHHIMNNIGEEKNTILLVGYCEPRSLGGRLANGADQVKIFGEMYEVKAEIGQMRSMSAHGDYDDLCQFLACQDPKQIRTLFLVHGEYEVQQDFAHRLLRKGFQEVVIPEMHYQTKLQ